From Desulfurobacterium pacificum, a single genomic window includes:
- a CDS encoding HpcH/HpaI aldolase/citrate lyase family protein — MELDKLFELAERFLEGIIPLEEIEKFPESSPERVPFKGVFRRSALLISGDRPRHLRKAFLRPADVLIFNLEDGVAEKSKAFARILLRKFLLNVPFDGLKEVVIRINPLDSEYSWEDMFLIFPTIPHAVRLSKVKSYRDVVALDGALTAFEKAHGLPSGTVKIHLSIETASAIESLEKILTSSPRVTVAYLGILDLFADLDISQDRIYPSSPLSVHVKSKFALTCRSLRVVPIAPAYQNHEDLKGFEKEALEDRELGFEGKMCISVRQVEIANKVFSPSQEEIEEAKEIVRLYEEALKEGKGGITYKGRFIDQPIYRDALNKLKALED; from the coding sequence ATGGAACTTGATAAGTTATTTGAATTAGCGGAAAGATTTTTAGAAGGGATAATACCTTTAGAAGAGATTGAGAAGTTTCCGGAATCTTCTCCGGAGAGGGTTCCTTTTAAAGGTGTTTTCCGGAGGTCTGCGCTTTTAATTTCGGGAGACCGTCCTCGCCATCTCAGAAAAGCTTTCTTGAGACCTGCTGATGTTTTGATTTTTAACCTTGAAGATGGTGTAGCTGAAAAGAGTAAAGCTTTTGCAAGGATACTTTTGAGGAAGTTTCTTTTGAACGTTCCTTTTGACGGTTTGAAAGAAGTGGTTATCAGAATTAACCCCCTTGATTCAGAATATTCGTGGGAAGATATGTTTTTAATTTTCCCTACAATTCCACACGCTGTAAGGCTCAGTAAGGTAAAGTCGTACAGAGATGTTGTTGCTTTGGATGGCGCTTTGACAGCGTTTGAGAAAGCTCACGGTTTACCTTCAGGAACAGTAAAGATACATTTGTCTATAGAAACAGCTTCTGCTATTGAATCTCTTGAAAAAATCCTCACCTCCTCCCCCCGCGTTACTGTAGCCTACTTAGGTATATTAGACCTTTTCGCAGATTTGGATATCTCTCAGGACAGGATATATCCATCATCTCCACTTTCTGTTCACGTTAAGTCAAAGTTTGCCTTGACCTGCAGGTCTTTAAGGGTTGTTCCTATAGCACCTGCTTATCAGAACCACGAAGATTTAAAAGGTTTTGAAAAGGAAGCGCTTGAGGATAGGGAGTTGGGATTTGAAGGGAAAATGTGCATTTCTGTAAGACAGGTTGAAATTGCTAATAAAGTTTTCTCTCCGTCTCAGGAAGAGATAGAAGAAGCAAAAGAAATTGTTAGGCTTTACGAAGAAGCCTTGAAAGAGGGGAAGGGAGGTATTACTTATAAGGGTAGGTTTATAGACCAGCCGATATAC